Proteins from one Hemiscyllium ocellatum isolate sHemOce1 chromosome 30, sHemOce1.pat.X.cur, whole genome shotgun sequence genomic window:
- the snrpc gene encoding U1 small nuclear ribonucleoprotein C, which translates to MPKYYCDYCDTYLTHDSPSVRKTHCEGRKHKENVKDYYQKWMEEQAQSLIDKTTAAFRQGKIPPTAPFPAPAGPPPGGAAIPPPPGNVGVPPPRPAILPGPPMGGPPMMPMMGPAPPGMMLVGPGMRPPIGGPMPMMPGPMMGPHRPMMVPSRPGVVRSGR; encoded by the coding sequence ATGCCGAAGTATTATTGCGATTACTGCGATACTTACTTAACACACGACTCGCCGTCTGTCCGCAAGACCCACTGCGAGGGCCGCAAGCACAAGGAGAACGTCAAGGACTATTACCAGAAATGGATGGAAGAACAGGCCCAGAGCCTCATCGATAAGACCACCGCCGCTTTCCGCCAAGGGAAGATCCCGCCCACCGCACCGTTTCCGGCGCCGGCCGGTCCTCCTCCCGGCGGGGCCGCTATCCCGCCGCCTCCCGGCAATGTCGGTGTCCCACCGCCGCGGCCTGCCATCCTACCGGGCCCCCCGATGGGAGGGCCGCCCATGATGCCGATGATGGGCCCCGCGCCTCCCGGTATGATGCTAGTAGGCCCCGGGATGAGGCCGCCTATCGGGGGCCCGATGCCCATGATGCCGGGGCCTATGATGGGGCCTCACCGGCCGATGATGGTGCCTTCCAGACCTGGGGTAGTCCGCTCGGGAAGATAA
- the tmem50a gene encoding transmembrane protein 50A — MSGFLDNIRCPECECIDWSEKRNAIASMAAGVLFFTGWWVIIDAAVKYPEMDKFNHSYHTCGVIATLAFLMINAVSNGQVRGDGYSEGCMGQTGARIWLFIGFMLAFGSLIASMWILFGGYVVPQKSDVYPGIAVFFQNAFIFFGGLVFKFGRTEDLWQ; from the exons ATGTCTGGATTTCTAGATAACATCAGATGTCCAGAATGTGAATGTATTGACTGGAGTGAAAAACGAAATGCCATTGCATCAATGGCTGCTGGTGTGTTG TTTTTCACAGGCTGGTGGGTTATCATTGATGCTGCTGTGAAGTACCCTGAAATGGACAAATTCAACCACTCCTACCACACCTGTGGTGTGATAGCAACACTTGCATTTCTCAT GATAAATGCTGTTTCAAATGGACAAGTTCGTGGTGATGGCTATAGCGAAGGTTGTATGGGCCAGACAG gTGCTCGAATTTGGCTGTTCATTGGTTTTATGTTGGCATTTGGATCTCTCATTGCGTCCATGTGGATCCTCTTTGGTGGTTATGTTGTGCCAC AAAAGTCAGATGTTTACCCTGGTATAGCTgtcttcttccaaaatgcatttatcttcTTTGG AGGTCTGGTCTTCAAGTTTGGACGTACCGAGGATCTGTGGCAGTAA